The Pochonia chlamydosporia 170 chromosome 1, whole genome shotgun sequence genome window below encodes:
- a CDS encoding glycosyltransferase family 1 (similar to Trichoderma reesei QM6a XP_006964279.1) — translation MSRKLLLLTNVDRGQANVFLAVASALLETETEIEIHFASFAGLESEVYSLWQNASSPDAMAKPIHFHRLGGLTMEEGLKQYFGTTSIPCRENYLPESYLSPLGFRTTLQAIRDTMAIAVPYTGHEMQVLFSSIVNIITSVSPDLILVDSLMTAGLTACYHLGAKFFCLSPNSIKEFSGPSQPRASSLWKTPALFSGFKYPVPWYLIPLNVFFSLYTAFTFKTDAHIRDVYAHMLTYAEATLRTPVDLLLNRPESARILVGTLPELDFPAVIPPHIIPCGPILMRARPVEDDDMELAKWLAKGPTIYINLGSICQVSEDQACELASAIRTVLRTVPSAPTSPPLQVLWKLKKQGVYDVHEPGCKIFDILGDEFKLGLVRICGWLKPQPIAILNTGHIICNIHHGGANSYYEAVSAGVPQVVLPQWTDCYDYAQRVELLGIGRLGSRSSKPLWNAQELVREILHVLVGVEAANTRHRAMELAALCQRKGNGAGKVAKYITQEIQ, via the exons atgtccagaAAGCTTCTATTGCTGACCAACGTCGACCGTGGTCAAGCAAATGTGTTCCTGGCCGTGGCTTCGGCGTTGTTGGAAACAGAGACGGAAATTGAAATCCACTTTGCTTCATTCGCAGGCCTTGAATCAGAAGTCTACTCACTGTGGCAAAATGCCTCCAGCCCGGATGCGATGGCAAAGCCAATACATTTCCACAGACTCGGAGGTTTGACAATGGAAGAAGGCTTAAAACAGTATTTTGGCACAACATCAATTCCATGTCGCGAAAATTACTTGCCTGAATCTTACCTTTCCCCCTTAGGATTcagaacaacattgcaagCAATTCGAGATACAATGGCAATCGCAGTCCCGTACACCGGCCACGAGATGCAGGTTCTGTTCTCgtccatcgtcaacatcatTACGTCAGTATCGCCGGACTTGATTCTAGTTGATAGCCTGATGACTGCAGGTCTCACTGCCTGCTATCATTTGGGTGCAAAGTTCTTTTGTCTGAGTCCAAACTCCATCAAAGAGTTCTCTGGACCATCACAGCCGAGAGCCTCTAGTCTTTGGAAAACACCAGC GCTATTTTCCGGATTCAAGTATCCAGTACCTTGGTATTTGATACCATTGAACgtctttttctccttgtaTACGGCATTTACGTTTAAGACTGATGCTCATATCAGAGACGTCTACGCTCACATGTTGACTTATGCAGAGGCTACCCTCAGAACGCCTGTCGATTTACTTCTTAATAGACCAGAAAGTGCGAGAATTCTCGTGGGAACATTGCCGGAGCTTGACTTTCCGGCAGTCATCCCTCCGCATATTATTCCATGTGGGCCAATTCTCATGAGGGCTCGCCctgttgaagatgatgacatggaatTGGCCAAGTGGTTAGCCAAAGGCCCAACTATTTACATTAACCTTGGATCTATATGCCAAGTTTCTGAAGACCAGGCTTGCGAGCTCGCGAGCGCGATTCGAACCGTTTTGAGAACGGTGCCTtcagcaccaacatcacctcCTCTTCAGGTCCTCTGGAAATTGAAAAAGCAGGGCGTCTACGACGTTCACGAGCCTGGCTGCAAGATTTTTGACATTCTTGGGGACGAATTCAAGCTCGGGCTTGTGAGAATCTGTGGGTGGCTCAAGCCTCAGCCAATTGCAATTCTAAACACTGGGCATATTATTTGTAATATACATCATGGTGGCGCAAACTCATATTATGAAGCCGTAAG CGCAGGTGTCCCTCAAGTAGTGCTGCCTCAGTGGACGGATTGCTACGACTACGCGCAACGTGTTGAACTGCTAGGCATTGGTAGACTAGGGAGCAGGAGCTCAAAGCCTTTATGGAATGCACAGGAGTTGGTCAGAGAGATCCTACatgtgttggttggtgtCGAAGCTGCGAATACCAGACATAGAGCCATGGAACTCGCAGCCTTATGCCAGAGAAAAGGTAATGGCGCTGGAAAAGTGGCCAAGTACATAACGCAGGAAATACAGTGA
- a CDS encoding cholinesterase (similar to Aspergillus terreus NIH2624 XP_001218693.1) encodes MKLLPLLPATIGLCAALHVPRLAAGNNVERRDGTVKVSFPGGSVVGKALQGRDSFNGIPFANPPIGTLRLKPPQKLSAKLNDFDGTGVAAECPQMYGKQLDKPIGQEDCLTLNVERPAGTKAGDKLPVLFWIFGGGFTFGASNLYNAENLFATALPQKQPFIFVAVNYRLNGFGFLPGKEILNNGAANLGLLDQRLGLEWVADNIAAFGGDPDKVTIWGESAGSISVFDQMLLFGGNASYNGNPLFRGAIMNSGSVIPVDPVDCPKGQAVYDRTVERGGCQGSTDTLECLRQLPFEKFYNAVVTEPAVLSYNALALSYLPRPDGKILLQSPDDQGLSGKLFAVPTIIGDLEDEGSIFALFQQNLTTPGQVVDYLAERYFTHATKPQLQELLDTYEADPAAGSPFRTGDANQIYPGFKRLAALLGDMVFTLTRRLTLTLASVVKPDMPTWSYLASYKYNTPILGTFHISDVMEIFYNESPNSSVKNCRTYYFNFLYNQDPNVGVTGLSQWPRWADGNKLMWFQENKTDLLADDFRNKSADFLLNNKDILKF; translated from the coding sequence ATGAAGCTTCTGCCACTGTTACCAGCCACCATTGGCCTATGTGCTGCTCTGCACGTGCCACGACTCGCAGCTGGAAACAATGTTGAGCGGCGTGATGGCACAGTAAAGGTGTCTTTTCCTGGAGGCTCAGTTGTCGGCAAGGCCCTACAGGGCAGGGATTCTTTCAACGGGATTCCCTTTGCCAATCCTCCTATCGGCACCCTCCGGTTAAAGCCTCCGCAAAAGCTTTCCGCAAAATTAAACGATTTCGACGGTACTGGAGTTGCAGCCGAATGTCCGCAGATGTATGGCAAACAATTGGATAAGCCTATAGGACAGGAAGACTGTTTGACTCTAAATGTTGAGCGGCCTGCAGGAACCAAGGCTGGGGACAAGCTTCCAGTGCTATTCTGgatttttggtggtggatttACGTTTGGAGCATCCAACCTTTACAACGCAGAGAACCTCTTTGCTACGGCCCTGCCACAGAAGCAACCGTTTATTTTTGTCGCTGTAAACTATCGTCTAAATGGCTTTGGTTTCCTCCCTGGCAAGGAAATCTTAAATAACGGTGCAGCAAATTTAGGACTACTTGATCAGCGACTCGGTCTAGAATGGGTGGCAGACAACATTGCGGCATTTGGGGGGGACCCGGACAAGGTCACAATTTGGGGCGAGTCTGCTGGAAGTATCTCTGTCTTCGACCAGATGTTGTTATTTGGTGGCAACGCCAGCTATAACGGCAATCCTCTCTTCCGGGGAGCTATCATGAACTCCGGAAGCGTTATTCCGGTGGATCCAGTTGATTGCCCCAAAGGCCAGGCAGTCTATGATCGTACAGTAGAACGAGGCGGATGCCAGGGTTCGACTGACACCTTGGAATGCCTTCGCCAGCTACCATTCGAAAAGTTCTACAATGCAGTGGTTACTGAACCTGCAGTCCTCTCATACAATGCACTGGCTTTATCATATCTCCCACGCCCAGATGGGAAGATCCTACTGCAAAGCCCAGACGACCAAGGATTATCTGGAAAGTTGTTCGCGGTCCCAACCATCATTGGGGATCTAGAAGACGAAGGCAGTATATTCGCATTGTTTCAGCAGAACTTGACAACCCCGGGGCAAGTTGTTGATTATCTTGCAGAGCGATACTTTACGCATGCCACAAAACCACAGCTGCAAGAGCTTCTTGACACATACGAAGCTGACCCTGCTGCTGGTAGCCCATTCCGCACCGGTGATGCCAACCAAATTTACCCTGGCTTCAAGCGCTTAGCAGCATTGCTCGGAGACATGGTATTCACCCTAACGCGACGGCTTACTTTGACGCTGGCAAGTGTAGTCAAGCCCGATATGCCAACATGGTCGTATCTTGCTTCTTACAAGTACAATACGCCGATTCTTGGCACTTTTCATATTTCCGACGTAATGGAGATCTTCTACAATGAGAGCCCGAATTCGTCCGTCAAAAATTGCCGCACTTACTATTTTAACTTCCTTTACAATCAGGATCCAAACGTCGGGGTTACCGGGCTGTCGCAGTGGCCAAGGTGGGCCGATGGTAACAAGCTCATGTGGTTCCAAGAGAACAAGACGGATCTTCTAGCTGATGACTTCAGAAACAAATCTGCTGATTTCCTGCTTAATAACAAAGATATTCTCAAGTTTTAG